One Gossypium hirsutum isolate 1008001.06 chromosome A11, Gossypium_hirsutum_v2.1, whole genome shotgun sequence genomic window carries:
- the LOC107892463 gene encoding violaxanthin de-epoxidase, chloroplastic isoform X1, translating to MAEAARLICFSHGKSVKVPCRTSGFTRKERFHRRLVAHFHGMMLLKLQSSCRNSRYSQLIKPNMNYSASKLRCSHQFSRRKERKFSSSSSNERTPKAEEVFSFQIPTISNLLEQWSQSQTVKLVGLLACAYLVIPSAAAVDALKTCTCLLKECRIELAKCIANPSCAANVACLQTCNDRPDETECQIKCGDLFENSVVDEFNECAVSRKKCVPQKSDIGEFPVPDPAVLVENFNIADFTGKWFISSGLNPTFDTFDCQLHEFHIEGGKLVGNLSWRIRTPDGGFFTRSATQRFLQDPNHPGILYNHDNEYLHYQDDWYIISSKIENKPDDYVFVYYRGRNDAWDGYGGAVVYTRSAVLPETIVPELKRAAQNVGRNFNKFIRTDNSCGPEPPLVERLEKKVEEGEQTLIREVEQIEGEVEKGVEKVEKTEQTLFQRLAEGFKELQQDEENFLRGLSKEEMELLNDLKMEASEVEKLFGEALPIRKLR from the exons ATGGCAGAAGCTGCTCGTCTAATATGTTTTTCCCATGGTAAAAGTGTTAAAGTTCCATGTAGAACATCCGGATTTACTCGTAAAGAGAGGTTTCACCGGAGACTAGTAGCTCATTTTCATGGCATGATGCTACTGAAACTTCAATCTAGTTGCAGAAACTCAAGGTATTCTCAGTTAATTAAGCCGAATATGAATTATTCTGCATCGAAGTTAAGATGTTCACATCAGTTTTcaagaagaaaagagagaaaattttcATCAAGTAGTAGCAATGAAAGAACACCTAAG GCAGAAGAGGTATTTTCATTTCAGATACCCACCATATCAAATCTCTTAGAACAATGGAGCCAGTCACAGACTGTGAAATTGGTTGGACTACTTGCATGTGCATACTTGGTGATTCCATCAGCTGCTGCTGTTGATGCTCTAAAAACATGCACTTGCTTGTTGAAGGAGTGCAG GATAGAACTTGCTAAGTGCATTGCCAACCCGTCATGTGCTGCAAACGTTGCTTGCCTCCAGACCTGCAATGATAGGCCAGATGAAACCGAATGCCAG ATTAAATGCGGGGACCTGTTTGAGAACAGTGTTGTAGATGAATTTAATGAGTGTGCCGTCTCGCGCAAGAAGTGTGTGCCTCAGAAATCTGATATAGGGGAATTCCCTGTCCCAGATCCTGCTGTTTTAGTTGAAAACTTCAACATTGCAGATTTTACTGGGAAATGGTTCATAAGTAGTGGTCTAAATCCTACCTTTGACACTTTTGACTGCCAACTACATGAATTCCATATAGAAGGTGGCAAACTTGTCGGGAATCTGTCTTGGAGAATAAGAACACCAGATGGTGGCTTTTTCACTCGATCAGCTACGCAAAGATTCTTGCAAGATCCAAACCACCCTGGGATTCTTTACAATCATGACAATGAGTACCTTCACTATCAAGATGACTG GTATATTATATCATCCAAAATAGAAAACAAACCAGATGATTATGTATTTGTATATTACCGGGGTAGAAATGATGCATGGGACGGATATGGTGGTGCCGTTGTCTACACAAGAAGTGCAGTTTTGCCCGAAACCATTGTACCTGAACTCAAAAGAGCAGCTCAAAATGTAGGCAGAAATTTCAACAAATTTATCAGAACAGATAATTCTTGTGGTCCAGAGCCTCCCCTTGTAGAAAGACTTGAAAAGAAAGTAGAGGAAGGTGAGCAGACACTGATTAGAGAAGTCGAACAGATAGAAGGGGAGGTGGAGAAGGGGGTCGAGAAGGTTGAGAAGACGGAACAGACATTGTTTCAGAGGTTGGCTGAAGGTTTTAAAGAGCTGCAACAAGATGAAGAAAACTTCTTGAGAGGGCTAAGCAAAGAAGAGATGGAACTTTTGAACGACTTGAAAATGGAAGCGAGTGAAGTCGAGAAACTCTTCGGGGAAGCACTTCCGATCAGGAAACTAAGATAG
- the LOC107892479 gene encoding uncharacterized protein isoform X3 encodes MAYIPPHKRHSKDAESPTPTPTPTPESFIPKFKRNVQLRASNTKADRSGRIVYSNYAISRWFAVGLDDGNGDTSSVHLKPVSVESIERKTGEKPAILVKSNLNKENNEAKGSPWSSIAENILPDLLSSFEKVRAETECKDLKDVKPGMVARFGKILFQGSPSMNLGSVSNSCVTETILSKLKRTFYTSLPASYTGNIMAEVVSKIGVDFAEVKDVFQVKVELNPVRDMFIDISFLDMDLDLRLALSHKRILTSMTEDEMQSIKNLIDSAVLDPDVKGGLRWPFGKATSGDRYSVIGVWHTMSTAYQNSSIRLKVRYADRFDFKTTYGDDSKEVILKLKGIVSGLLEQDVATHAISDMLKDNLNLIWQHFLSCEPFLT; translated from the exons ATGGCTTACATCCCTCCACACAAGCGACATTCGAAGGATGCGGAGAGTCCAACGCCAACGCCAACACCAACTCCAGAGTCCTTTATTcccaaatttaaaagaaatgtaCAGTTAAGAGCTTCAAACACCAAAGCTGATAGGAGTGGAAGAATCGTATATTCAAACTATGCCATCTCTAGATGGTTTGCTGTTGGTTTGGATGATGGAAATGGGGACACATCTTCCGTTCATCTTAAGCCAGTTTCAGTTGAATCTATTGAGAGGAAAACAGGTGAGAAACCTGCAATCTTGGTgaaaagtaatttaaataaag AGAATAACGAAGCAAAAGGGAGCCCGTGGTCTTCTATTGCAGAAAATATTCTGCCAGACCTATTATCTTCCTTTGAGAAAGTGAGGGCTGAAACTGAGTGCAAAGATTTGAAAGATGTAAAGCCAGGAATGGTTGCTCGGTTTGGCAAAATACTTTTTCAAGG GAGCCCTTCCATGAACCTGGGAAGTGTTAGTAATAGTTGCGTTACAGAGACAATATTGAGTAAATTGAAAAGAACCTTTTACACGAGTCTTCCTGCTTCATACACGGGAAACATTATGGCTGAAGTTGTCTCAAAGATTGGAGTTGATTTCGCAGAGGTGAAAGATGTATTCCAAGTGAAG GTAGAACTAAACCCAGTGCGTGACATGTTTATAGACATATCATTCCTGGATATGGATCTCGATTTGAGGCTGGCACTGTCCCACAAGAGAATCTTAACTTCTATGACT GAAGATGAGATGCAAAGCATTAAAAATCTGATTGATTCAGCGGTCCTAGACCCAGATGTGAAAGGTGGGTTGAGATGGCCCTTTGGAAAAGCAACGAGTGGGGATAGATACAGTGTCATTGGCGTTTGGCACACAATGTCTACTGCTTATCAAAACTCATCCATAAGACTCAAGGTTCGATATGCTGACCGATTTGATTTCAAAACAACATATGGGGATGATTCCAAGGAAGTTATCTTGAAGTTGAAAGGCATTGTTTCAGGACTGCTG gAGCAGGATGTTGCAACACATGCAATCTCCGACATGCTGAAAGACAACTTAAACTTGATATGGCAACACTTCTTGAGCTGCGAGCCTTTTCTAACATAA
- the LOC107892463 gene encoding violaxanthin de-epoxidase, chloroplastic isoform X3, translating to MLLSFLLINHIPSYVNIPTISNLLEQWSQSQTVKLVGLLACAYLVIPSAAAVDALKTCTCLLKECRIELAKCIANPSCAANVACLQTCNDRPDETECQIKCGDLFENSVVDEFNECAVSRKKCVPQKSDIGEFPVPDPAVLVENFNIADFTGKWFISSGLNPTFDTFDCQLHEFHIEGGKLVGNLSWRIRTPDGGFFTRSATQRFLQDPNHPGILYNHDNEYLHYQDDWYIISSKIENKPDDYVFVYYRGRNDAWDGYGGAVVYTRSAVLPETIVPELKRAAQNVGRNFNKFIRTDNSCGPEPPLVERLEKKVEEGEQTLIREVEQIEGEVEKGVEKVEKTEQTLFQRLAEGFKELQQDEENFLRGLSKEEMELLNDLKMEASEVEKLFGEALPIRKLR from the exons ATGCTGCTGAGTTTCTTACTAATTAACCACATTCCTTCGTATGTTAAT ATACCCACCATATCAAATCTCTTAGAACAATGGAGCCAGTCACAGACTGTGAAATTGGTTGGACTACTTGCATGTGCATACTTGGTGATTCCATCAGCTGCTGCTGTTGATGCTCTAAAAACATGCACTTGCTTGTTGAAGGAGTGCAG GATAGAACTTGCTAAGTGCATTGCCAACCCGTCATGTGCTGCAAACGTTGCTTGCCTCCAGACCTGCAATGATAGGCCAGATGAAACCGAATGCCAG ATTAAATGCGGGGACCTGTTTGAGAACAGTGTTGTAGATGAATTTAATGAGTGTGCCGTCTCGCGCAAGAAGTGTGTGCCTCAGAAATCTGATATAGGGGAATTCCCTGTCCCAGATCCTGCTGTTTTAGTTGAAAACTTCAACATTGCAGATTTTACTGGGAAATGGTTCATAAGTAGTGGTCTAAATCCTACCTTTGACACTTTTGACTGCCAACTACATGAATTCCATATAGAAGGTGGCAAACTTGTCGGGAATCTGTCTTGGAGAATAAGAACACCAGATGGTGGCTTTTTCACTCGATCAGCTACGCAAAGATTCTTGCAAGATCCAAACCACCCTGGGATTCTTTACAATCATGACAATGAGTACCTTCACTATCAAGATGACTG GTATATTATATCATCCAAAATAGAAAACAAACCAGATGATTATGTATTTGTATATTACCGGGGTAGAAATGATGCATGGGACGGATATGGTGGTGCCGTTGTCTACACAAGAAGTGCAGTTTTGCCCGAAACCATTGTACCTGAACTCAAAAGAGCAGCTCAAAATGTAGGCAGAAATTTCAACAAATTTATCAGAACAGATAATTCTTGTGGTCCAGAGCCTCCCCTTGTAGAAAGACTTGAAAAGAAAGTAGAGGAAGGTGAGCAGACACTGATTAGAGAAGTCGAACAGATAGAAGGGGAGGTGGAGAAGGGGGTCGAGAAGGTTGAGAAGACGGAACAGACATTGTTTCAGAGGTTGGCTGAAGGTTTTAAAGAGCTGCAACAAGATGAAGAAAACTTCTTGAGAGGGCTAAGCAAAGAAGAGATGGAACTTTTGAACGACTTGAAAATGGAAGCGAGTGAAGTCGAGAAACTCTTCGGGGAAGCACTTCCGATCAGGAAACTAAGATAG
- the LOC107892479 gene encoding uncharacterized protein isoform X1, with protein sequence MAYIPPHKRHSKDAESPTPTPTPTPESFIPKFKRNVQLRASNTKADRSGRIVYSNYAISRWFAVGLDDGNGDTSSVHLKPVSVESIERKTGEKPAILVKSNLNKENNEAKGSPWSSIAENILPDLLSSFEKVRAETECKDLKDVKPGMVARFGKILFQGSPSMNLGSVSNSCVTETILSKLKRTFYTSLPASYTGNIMAEVVSKIGVDFAEVKDVFQVKLSDSTQPDLTISCKCSVKDDKKLQLYKVELNPVRDMFIDISFLDMDLDLRLALSHKRILTSMTEDEMQSIKNLIDSAVLDPDVKGGLRWPFGKATSGDRYSVIGVWHTMSTAYQNSSIRLKVRYADRFDFKTTYGDDSKEVILKLKGIVSGLLEQDVATHAISDMLKDNLNLIWQHFLSCEPFLT encoded by the exons ATGGCTTACATCCCTCCACACAAGCGACATTCGAAGGATGCGGAGAGTCCAACGCCAACGCCAACACCAACTCCAGAGTCCTTTATTcccaaatttaaaagaaatgtaCAGTTAAGAGCTTCAAACACCAAAGCTGATAGGAGTGGAAGAATCGTATATTCAAACTATGCCATCTCTAGATGGTTTGCTGTTGGTTTGGATGATGGAAATGGGGACACATCTTCCGTTCATCTTAAGCCAGTTTCAGTTGAATCTATTGAGAGGAAAACAGGTGAGAAACCTGCAATCTTGGTgaaaagtaatttaaataaag AGAATAACGAAGCAAAAGGGAGCCCGTGGTCTTCTATTGCAGAAAATATTCTGCCAGACCTATTATCTTCCTTTGAGAAAGTGAGGGCTGAAACTGAGTGCAAAGATTTGAAAGATGTAAAGCCAGGAATGGTTGCTCGGTTTGGCAAAATACTTTTTCAAGG GAGCCCTTCCATGAACCTGGGAAGTGTTAGTAATAGTTGCGTTACAGAGACAATATTGAGTAAATTGAAAAGAACCTTTTACACGAGTCTTCCTGCTTCATACACGGGAAACATTATGGCTGAAGTTGTCTCAAAGATTGGAGTTGATTTCGCAGAGGTGAAAGATGTATTCCAAGTGAAG TTGTCTGATAGCACGCAACCAGATTTAACCATTTCATGTAAATGTAGcgtaaaagatgataaaaaactCCAGCTATACAAG GTAGAACTAAACCCAGTGCGTGACATGTTTATAGACATATCATTCCTGGATATGGATCTCGATTTGAGGCTGGCACTGTCCCACAAGAGAATCTTAACTTCTATGACT GAAGATGAGATGCAAAGCATTAAAAATCTGATTGATTCAGCGGTCCTAGACCCAGATGTGAAAGGTGGGTTGAGATGGCCCTTTGGAAAAGCAACGAGTGGGGATAGATACAGTGTCATTGGCGTTTGGCACACAATGTCTACTGCTTATCAAAACTCATCCATAAGACTCAAGGTTCGATATGCTGACCGATTTGATTTCAAAACAACATATGGGGATGATTCCAAGGAAGTTATCTTGAAGTTGAAAGGCATTGTTTCAGGACTGCTG gAGCAGGATGTTGCAACACATGCAATCTCCGACATGCTGAAAGACAACTTAAACTTGATATGGCAACACTTCTTGAGCTGCGAGCCTTTTCTAACATAA
- the LOC107892479 gene encoding uncharacterized protein isoform X2 produces the protein MAYIPPHKRHSKDAESPTPTPTPTPESFIPKFKRNVQLRASNTKADRSGRIVYSNYAISRWFAVGLDDGNGDTSSVHLKPVSVESIERKTENNEAKGSPWSSIAENILPDLLSSFEKVRAETECKDLKDVKPGMVARFGKILFQGSPSMNLGSVSNSCVTETILSKLKRTFYTSLPASYTGNIMAEVVSKIGVDFAEVKDVFQVKLSDSTQPDLTISCKCSVKDDKKLQLYKVELNPVRDMFIDISFLDMDLDLRLALSHKRILTSMTEDEMQSIKNLIDSAVLDPDVKGGLRWPFGKATSGDRYSVIGVWHTMSTAYQNSSIRLKVRYADRFDFKTTYGDDSKEVILKLKGIVSGLLEQDVATHAISDMLKDNLNLIWQHFLSCEPFLT, from the exons ATGGCTTACATCCCTCCACACAAGCGACATTCGAAGGATGCGGAGAGTCCAACGCCAACGCCAACACCAACTCCAGAGTCCTTTATTcccaaatttaaaagaaatgtaCAGTTAAGAGCTTCAAACACCAAAGCTGATAGGAGTGGAAGAATCGTATATTCAAACTATGCCATCTCTAGATGGTTTGCTGTTGGTTTGGATGATGGAAATGGGGACACATCTTCCGTTCATCTTAAGCCAGTTTCAGTTGAATCTATTGAGAGGAAAACAG AGAATAACGAAGCAAAAGGGAGCCCGTGGTCTTCTATTGCAGAAAATATTCTGCCAGACCTATTATCTTCCTTTGAGAAAGTGAGGGCTGAAACTGAGTGCAAAGATTTGAAAGATGTAAAGCCAGGAATGGTTGCTCGGTTTGGCAAAATACTTTTTCAAGG GAGCCCTTCCATGAACCTGGGAAGTGTTAGTAATAGTTGCGTTACAGAGACAATATTGAGTAAATTGAAAAGAACCTTTTACACGAGTCTTCCTGCTTCATACACGGGAAACATTATGGCTGAAGTTGTCTCAAAGATTGGAGTTGATTTCGCAGAGGTGAAAGATGTATTCCAAGTGAAG TTGTCTGATAGCACGCAACCAGATTTAACCATTTCATGTAAATGTAGcgtaaaagatgataaaaaactCCAGCTATACAAG GTAGAACTAAACCCAGTGCGTGACATGTTTATAGACATATCATTCCTGGATATGGATCTCGATTTGAGGCTGGCACTGTCCCACAAGAGAATCTTAACTTCTATGACT GAAGATGAGATGCAAAGCATTAAAAATCTGATTGATTCAGCGGTCCTAGACCCAGATGTGAAAGGTGGGTTGAGATGGCCCTTTGGAAAAGCAACGAGTGGGGATAGATACAGTGTCATTGGCGTTTGGCACACAATGTCTACTGCTTATCAAAACTCATCCATAAGACTCAAGGTTCGATATGCTGACCGATTTGATTTCAAAACAACATATGGGGATGATTCCAAGGAAGTTATCTTGAAGTTGAAAGGCATTGTTTCAGGACTGCTG gAGCAGGATGTTGCAACACATGCAATCTCCGACATGCTGAAAGACAACTTAAACTTGATATGGCAACACTTCTTGAGCTGCGAGCCTTTTCTAACATAA
- the LOC107892463 gene encoding violaxanthin de-epoxidase, chloroplastic isoform X2, protein MAEAARLICFSHGKSVKVPCRTSGFTRKERFHRRLVAHFHGMMLLKLQSSCRNSRYSQLIKPNMNYSASKLRCSHQFSRRKERKFSSSSSNERTPKIPTISNLLEQWSQSQTVKLVGLLACAYLVIPSAAAVDALKTCTCLLKECRIELAKCIANPSCAANVACLQTCNDRPDETECQIKCGDLFENSVVDEFNECAVSRKKCVPQKSDIGEFPVPDPAVLVENFNIADFTGKWFISSGLNPTFDTFDCQLHEFHIEGGKLVGNLSWRIRTPDGGFFTRSATQRFLQDPNHPGILYNHDNEYLHYQDDWYIISSKIENKPDDYVFVYYRGRNDAWDGYGGAVVYTRSAVLPETIVPELKRAAQNVGRNFNKFIRTDNSCGPEPPLVERLEKKVEEGEQTLIREVEQIEGEVEKGVEKVEKTEQTLFQRLAEGFKELQQDEENFLRGLSKEEMELLNDLKMEASEVEKLFGEALPIRKLR, encoded by the exons ATGGCAGAAGCTGCTCGTCTAATATGTTTTTCCCATGGTAAAAGTGTTAAAGTTCCATGTAGAACATCCGGATTTACTCGTAAAGAGAGGTTTCACCGGAGACTAGTAGCTCATTTTCATGGCATGATGCTACTGAAACTTCAATCTAGTTGCAGAAACTCAAGGTATTCTCAGTTAATTAAGCCGAATATGAATTATTCTGCATCGAAGTTAAGATGTTCACATCAGTTTTcaagaagaaaagagagaaaattttcATCAAGTAGTAGCAATGAAAGAACACCTAAG ATACCCACCATATCAAATCTCTTAGAACAATGGAGCCAGTCACAGACTGTGAAATTGGTTGGACTACTTGCATGTGCATACTTGGTGATTCCATCAGCTGCTGCTGTTGATGCTCTAAAAACATGCACTTGCTTGTTGAAGGAGTGCAG GATAGAACTTGCTAAGTGCATTGCCAACCCGTCATGTGCTGCAAACGTTGCTTGCCTCCAGACCTGCAATGATAGGCCAGATGAAACCGAATGCCAG ATTAAATGCGGGGACCTGTTTGAGAACAGTGTTGTAGATGAATTTAATGAGTGTGCCGTCTCGCGCAAGAAGTGTGTGCCTCAGAAATCTGATATAGGGGAATTCCCTGTCCCAGATCCTGCTGTTTTAGTTGAAAACTTCAACATTGCAGATTTTACTGGGAAATGGTTCATAAGTAGTGGTCTAAATCCTACCTTTGACACTTTTGACTGCCAACTACATGAATTCCATATAGAAGGTGGCAAACTTGTCGGGAATCTGTCTTGGAGAATAAGAACACCAGATGGTGGCTTTTTCACTCGATCAGCTACGCAAAGATTCTTGCAAGATCCAAACCACCCTGGGATTCTTTACAATCATGACAATGAGTACCTTCACTATCAAGATGACTG GTATATTATATCATCCAAAATAGAAAACAAACCAGATGATTATGTATTTGTATATTACCGGGGTAGAAATGATGCATGGGACGGATATGGTGGTGCCGTTGTCTACACAAGAAGTGCAGTTTTGCCCGAAACCATTGTACCTGAACTCAAAAGAGCAGCTCAAAATGTAGGCAGAAATTTCAACAAATTTATCAGAACAGATAATTCTTGTGGTCCAGAGCCTCCCCTTGTAGAAAGACTTGAAAAGAAAGTAGAGGAAGGTGAGCAGACACTGATTAGAGAAGTCGAACAGATAGAAGGGGAGGTGGAGAAGGGGGTCGAGAAGGTTGAGAAGACGGAACAGACATTGTTTCAGAGGTTGGCTGAAGGTTTTAAAGAGCTGCAACAAGATGAAGAAAACTTCTTGAGAGGGCTAAGCAAAGAAGAGATGGAACTTTTGAACGACTTGAAAATGGAAGCGAGTGAAGTCGAGAAACTCTTCGGGGAAGCACTTCCGATCAGGAAACTAAGATAG